In a genomic window of Acidobacteriota bacterium:
- the pckA gene encoding phosphoenolpyruvate carboxykinase (ATP): protein MASNEGRPSPVGLDRHGISPSGNVYWNLTEPKLFEQSVRRREGWVSREGSLVVHTGRYTGRSPNDKFFVREPGSESNIWWGPVNRPFEGDFERLHRRIAEHLSGRDLFVQDLYAGTTAAHRLPVRVVTDSAWHALFARNMLVRPPREELDTFEPSFTLLHAPDFAADPAIDGTNSEAAIVLDMGRRLLLIAGTGYAGEIKKSFFTLMNYLLPLKGVMPMHCSANVGRDGDTALFFGLSGTGKTTLSADPDRRLIGDDEHGWDDDGIFNFEGGCYAKVIRLSREAEPEIYAASHRFGAILENVVIDEETRALDLDDDSLTENTRASYPITHLENIVPEGHAGHPRNIVFLTCDAFGVLPPIARLDRSAAMYHFLAGYTAKVAGTERGIVEPQATFSACFGAPFMPLHPGRYAELLGEKMDRHGTRVWLVNTGWTGGPYGVGSRMKLSLTRAMVRAALAGQLDEIPMRRDERFRVEVPTRCPGVPDDVLDPRATWRDKDAYDEHARKLARMFAEHFEPFRSMVDREVAEAGPAAG from the coding sequence ATGGCATCGAATGAGGGGCGCCCGAGCCCGGTGGGGCTCGACCGCCACGGGATCAGCCCTTCCGGCAACGTCTACTGGAACCTCACCGAGCCGAAGCTCTTCGAACAGAGCGTGCGGCGGCGCGAAGGCTGGGTGTCGCGCGAGGGTTCGCTCGTCGTGCACACCGGCCGGTACACGGGACGCTCGCCGAACGACAAGTTCTTCGTCCGCGAGCCGGGGAGCGAATCGAACATCTGGTGGGGTCCGGTGAACCGCCCCTTCGAGGGCGACTTCGAGAGGCTGCACCGGCGCATCGCCGAGCATCTGTCGGGGCGGGACCTCTTCGTGCAGGACCTGTACGCCGGCACGACGGCGGCGCACCGCCTGCCCGTCCGGGTCGTCACCGACAGCGCCTGGCATGCCCTCTTCGCGCGGAACATGCTGGTCCGGCCGCCGAGGGAGGAGCTCGACACGTTCGAGCCGAGCTTCACCCTGCTCCACGCCCCGGACTTCGCGGCCGACCCGGCGATCGACGGAACCAACTCGGAAGCGGCGATCGTGCTCGACATGGGCCGCCGCCTGCTGCTGATCGCGGGTACCGGCTACGCGGGGGAGATCAAGAAGTCGTTCTTCACGCTCATGAACTACCTGCTGCCGCTGAAGGGCGTGATGCCGATGCACTGCTCCGCGAACGTGGGCCGCGACGGGGACACGGCCCTCTTCTTCGGGCTCTCCGGCACGGGGAAGACGACGCTCTCGGCCGATCCCGACCGGCGGCTGATCGGGGACGACGAGCACGGCTGGGACGACGACGGCATCTTCAACTTCGAAGGCGGCTGCTACGCGAAGGTGATCCGCTTGAGCCGCGAGGCGGAGCCGGAGATCTACGCCGCCAGCCACCGCTTCGGCGCGATCCTGGAGAACGTCGTCATCGACGAGGAGACCCGCGCCCTCGACCTGGACGACGATTCCCTCACCGAGAACACGCGCGCGAGCTATCCGATCACGCACCTCGAGAACATCGTGCCCGAGGGGCACGCCGGCCATCCGCGCAACATCGTCTTCCTCACCTGCGACGCCTTCGGCGTGCTCCCCCCGATCGCCAGGCTCGACCGTTCGGCGGCGATGTACCACTTCCTCGCCGGCTACACGGCGAAGGTCGCCGGCACGGAGCGGGGCATCGTCGAGCCTCAGGCCACCTTCTCCGCCTGCTTCGGCGCGCCGTTCATGCCCCTCCACCCGGGGCGGTACGCCGAGCTGCTCGGCGAGAAGATGGATCGCCACGGGACGCGCGTCTGGCTCGTCAACACCGGCTGGACCGGCGGACCCTACGGCGTCGGCAGCCGGATGAAGCTCTCCCTGACGCGGGCGATGGTCCGGGCGGCGCTGGCCGGACAGCTCGACGAGATCCCGATGCGGCGGGACGAGCGGTTCCGGGTGGAGGTCCCCACGCGCTGCCCCGGCGTGCCGGACGACGTGCTCGATCCCAGGGCGACCTGGCGGGACAAGGACGCTTACGACGAGCACGCGAGGAAGCTCGCGCGCATGTTCGCCGAGCACTTCGAGCCGTTCCGGTCGATGGTCGACCGGGAGGTCGCCGAGGCGGGGCCGGCCGCGGGCTGA
- a CDS encoding N-acetylmuramoyl-L-alanine amidase, with protein MPPAFTAFRAVRGRPRRALLAALLAVSAAAAGLGAAGREVVRLDLGRRQAIVPAIVAGGVRYASLKSIAAALGARIAAEGGTFRLETAEGRALVFPSDLPGLARAGSVVLSLGRDAIRRDGDLFVPEQAVPRLLAALEPERQPGGSGWSLAGGGDGRLTLEARLDRPPERVDVRRRPDGDWEVAVAAGGPVEPPWRRREIGGRLLAAIEAARDPAGLRIVLRAGPDLERVEGERRSAPPGFVLTMLGAAAKVTPVAATAPAGPVRRVVLDPGHGGAEDGAVGPGGVKEKDLVLDIARRLRELLRAEGFEVLLTRDGDIDLGLDERAAIANRWHADLFVSLHANASRAASARGAETYFLSAEATDDAARTLAALENNAVAAAGAGNAAGGSDELPLILWDMAQREYLQESARLARTIQRRLNRLLGIADRGVRRAPFRVLVGATCPAVLVELGFVTNPEEEARLADPAYRSRLAEALRDAIRTFGARAEERAGDAP; from the coding sequence ATGCCGCCCGCGTTCACCGCTTTCCGCGCCGTCCGGGGCCGTCCCCGCCGCGCGCTCCTCGCCGCGCTCCTCGCCGTGTCGGCGGCAGCGGCCGGCCTGGGGGCCGCGGGGCGGGAGGTGGTCCGGCTCGACCTGGGGCGGCGCCAGGCGATCGTGCCGGCGATCGTCGCGGGCGGCGTCCGGTACGCCTCGCTCAAGAGCATCGCCGCGGCGCTCGGCGCGCGGATCGCCGCCGAGGGCGGGACGTTCCGGCTCGAGACCGCCGAGGGCCGCGCCCTCGTCTTTCCTTCGGACCTTCCCGGCCTGGCGCGGGCCGGATCGGTCGTCCTCTCGCTCGGGCGCGACGCCATCCGGCGCGACGGCGACCTCTTCGTGCCGGAGCAAGCCGTACCCCGCCTGCTCGCCGCCCTGGAGCCGGAGCGGCAGCCGGGCGGGAGCGGGTGGTCGCTCGCGGGCGGGGGGGACGGCCGCCTGACGCTCGAAGCGCGGCTGGACCGCCCGCCGGAGCGGGTGGACGTCCGGCGGCGGCCGGACGGCGACTGGGAGGTCGCGGTCGCGGCCGGAGGCCCGGTGGAGCCGCCCTGGCGGCGGCGCGAGATCGGGGGGCGCCTCCTGGCGGCCATCGAGGCGGCTCGCGATCCGGCGGGCCTGCGGATCGTCCTGCGCGCCGGCCCCGATCTCGAACGTGTCGAGGGCGAGCGCCGCTCGGCTCCTCCCGGCTTCGTCCTCACGATGCTGGGGGCCGCCGCGAAGGTGACGCCGGTCGCCGCGACGGCGCCGGCGGGCCCGGTCCGGCGGGTCGTGCTCGATCCGGGGCATGGAGGCGCCGAGGACGGCGCGGTCGGTCCGGGAGGGGTCAAGGAGAAAGATCTGGTCCTCGACATCGCCCGCCGCCTCCGCGAGCTGCTCCGCGCCGAGGGCTTCGAGGTGCTCCTGACGCGCGACGGCGACATCGATCTGGGTCTCGACGAGAGGGCGGCCATCGCCAACCGGTGGCACGCCGATCTGTTCGTCTCCCTCCACGCGAACGCCTCGCGCGCGGCGAGCGCGCGGGGCGCCGAGACGTACTTCCTCTCCGCCGAGGCGACCGACGACGCCGCCCGCACCCTCGCGGCGCTCGAGAACAACGCCGTGGCCGCCGCCGGCGCGGGCAACGCCGCCGGCGGAAGCGACGAGCTGCCGCTCATCCTGTGGGACATGGCGCAGCGGGAGTATCTCCAGGAGAGCGCCCGGCTCGCGCGGACGATCCAGCGCCGGTTGAACCGCCTTCTCGGCATCGCGGATCGCGGCGTCCGGCGGGCGCCGTTCCGGGTGCTCGTCGGCGCGACCTGCCCGGCGGTTCTCGTCGAGCTCGGTTTCGTGACGAACCCCGAAGAAGAGGCGCGTCTCGCCGATCCCGCCTACCGGTCGCGCCTGGCCGAGGCGCTCCGGGACGCCATCCGCACCTTCGGCGCCCGCGCGGAGGAGCGCGCGGGGGACGCTCCGTGA